The following are encoded in a window of Suncus etruscus isolate mSunEtr1 chromosome 16, mSunEtr1.pri.cur, whole genome shotgun sequence genomic DNA:
- the LOC126032506 gene encoding enhancer of rudimentary homolog has product MSHTILLVQPTKRPEGRTYADYESVNECMEGVCKMYEEHLKRMNPNSPSITYDISQLFDFTDNLADLSCLVYRADTQTYQPYNKDWIKEKIYVLLHRQAQQVGK; this is encoded by the coding sequence ATGTCTCATACCATTTTACTAGTTCAGCCTACCAAGAGGCCAGAAGGCAGAACTTACGCTGACTATGAATCTGTGAATGAATGCATGGAAGGCGTTTGTAAAATGTACGAAGAACATCTGAAGAGAATGAACCCAAACAGCCCTTCCATCACATATGATATCAGCCAGTTGTTTGATTTTACTGACAATCTGGCAGATCTCAGCTGCCTCGTTTACCGAGCTGATACCCAGACATACCAACCTTACAACAAAGACTGGATTAAAGAGAAGATCTATGTGCTTCTTCATCGGCAGGCCCAGCAGGTGGGGAAATAA